The following proteins come from a genomic window of Legionella cherrii:
- a CDS encoding L,D-transpeptidase family protein — protein sequence MAPKLNWDQAVDKAIKRYGLRVEPRLKSYFSKAKVSYPPSEIALLAFKSERKVELWAKNTNQKWKHIHDYPLTGFSGRLGPKLRENDKQIPEGVYRLVNFNPFSSMHLSMMINYPNNFDKQKGYQDGRRNLGNNIFIHGKNLSVGCLAVGDLAIDQLFILARRVGLDNIQVIIAPNDLRKGKPSTSTFAQPRWLPELYKQIAESLKPFSKKSYTV from the coding sequence ATGGCCCCTAAACTTAATTGGGACCAAGCGGTTGATAAAGCAATAAAACGCTATGGTTTACGAGTTGAACCCCGGCTTAAATCTTATTTCTCCAAAGCAAAAGTAAGTTATCCTCCGAGTGAGATCGCCTTACTCGCTTTTAAATCAGAAAGAAAAGTAGAGCTATGGGCTAAAAATACCAATCAAAAATGGAAACATATACACGACTATCCGTTAACTGGTTTTAGTGGTCGGTTAGGACCTAAGTTACGTGAAAATGACAAACAAATTCCTGAAGGGGTTTATAGACTGGTTAATTTCAACCCTTTTAGTAGTATGCATTTATCCATGATGATTAATTATCCCAATAATTTTGATAAGCAAAAAGGTTATCAAGATGGGAGAAGAAACTTAGGTAATAATATTTTTATTCATGGTAAAAATTTATCCGTGGGGTGTTTGGCTGTAGGCGATCTGGCCATAGATCAGCTTTTTATATTGGCACGTCGTGTTGGTCTAGATAACATTCAAGTCATTATTGCACCAAATGATTTGCGTAAAGGCAAGCCATCAACATCTACATTTGCTCAACCCAGATGGCTTCCTGAATTATACAAACAAATTGCTGAGTCACTAAAACCCTTTAGCAAGAAAAGCTATACAGTTTAA
- a CDS encoding VTT domain-containing protein → MNLFVDYVQPLTEWLQHNPRWSLFITFLISLTESLAIVGSIVPGSVTMTAIGILAGSGIMRIDLTLLAAILGAVAGDSLSYTLGYYYSDRLTEIWPFSKYPKWIEYGKEFFKTHGGKSVLIGRFVGPLRSIIPVIAGILHMKQWRFFVANVLSAIGWSLLYVMPGVAIGAASHELSAESATRLFILILVLLAGLWVISLVIKRLIRLLNTFLTAYLHDFWLRLKNNSLWAYVYKAFTPKSETNHYPTAALVLITVVCMLCFLILLGLTVTTQYLTYINLPVYLFLQSFNTLSLKVFFIFCTQLTSTITIISIFIICCCWFIFHKNRRAIIYLCSLIFISSVVALLLNSLIHSPRPSGLLVTLPGFSFPATNLLIATGLYGFILFYINSTFTLFTNILKSILFVILGFSGLGSLYLGDYWLTDVLSSYFLGTTICLIHCLVYRKSNIPLKKARHSLLMISPLLIGILLASVTSTYINFKTLSYNHTPNYKKFTLSEVTWWEQEKPILPMYQYSRIGKRISLLNLQFAGNLESLQNSLNENGWKLQTDSFFMNLLMRMNQQPNSIKLPLFTQLYENKAPQLVMTYTDQETKLTLELRVWESNYNLLESNQPLWIGSIHPSNRANKQMSNQGYFPKLLNPLKYLFTKNHAFAVKQIKLPDTMIKTTIYPTEPYLTLIKENDEVLGN, encoded by the coding sequence ATGAATTTGTTCGTTGACTATGTACAACCGCTTACAGAATGGTTGCAACACAACCCGCGCTGGTCTTTATTCATTACCTTTCTAATTTCTTTAACAGAATCCTTAGCCATTGTGGGCAGCATTGTACCAGGGAGTGTCACTATGACCGCTATAGGGATCCTCGCTGGTTCTGGAATTATGCGTATTGATTTGACTTTATTGGCTGCTATTTTAGGTGCTGTTGCTGGAGATAGCCTAAGTTATACCTTAGGTTATTATTACAGCGATCGATTAACTGAAATTTGGCCATTTAGTAAATATCCAAAATGGATAGAATATGGTAAGGAATTCTTTAAAACACATGGTGGGAAAAGTGTATTAATTGGTCGTTTTGTTGGTCCTTTGCGTTCAATTATTCCTGTCATCGCTGGCATATTGCATATGAAGCAATGGCGTTTTTTTGTAGCTAATGTCTTATCTGCAATTGGCTGGTCTCTATTATACGTAATGCCTGGCGTCGCAATCGGGGCAGCAAGTCACGAATTATCAGCAGAAAGTGCGACACGTTTATTTATATTGATACTTGTTTTACTTGCAGGGCTCTGGGTTATTAGTTTAGTTATAAAGCGACTAATTCGGTTGTTAAATACTTTTTTAACGGCTTATTTACATGATTTTTGGCTCAGGCTTAAAAACAACTCGCTATGGGCATATGTATACAAAGCATTTACTCCAAAAAGTGAAACAAACCATTATCCTACAGCTGCTCTTGTCCTAATAACCGTAGTTTGTATGCTCTGTTTTTTGATTCTTCTTGGCTTAACTGTTACAACACAATACCTAACTTATATTAATTTGCCTGTCTATCTGTTTTTACAAAGTTTTAACACATTGTCCTTAAAAGTATTTTTTATCTTTTGCACCCAATTAACCTCTACAATAACAATAATTAGCATTTTTATTATTTGTTGTTGCTGGTTCATTTTCCATAAGAATAGAAGAGCGATTATTTATTTATGCAGTCTGATTTTTATAAGCAGTGTGGTGGCGCTATTACTTAACTCACTGATTCATAGTCCTAGACCGTCGGGACTCTTAGTGACTCTTCCAGGATTCTCTTTTCCGGCAACAAATCTTTTGATTGCTACTGGATTATACGGATTTATTTTATTTTACATTAATAGTACCTTTACCTTATTTACGAATATACTGAAATCAATCCTATTTGTAATTTTGGGCTTTAGTGGATTAGGCTCTCTCTATTTAGGAGATTATTGGCTCACAGACGTGTTGTCATCCTATTTTTTAGGTACAACAATTTGTTTAATTCACTGCTTGGTTTATAGAAAATCGAATATCCCTCTCAAGAAAGCAAGACATTCATTGTTAATGATCTCTCCGCTTTTAATCGGCATTCTTTTAGCTTCAGTCACATCGACCTACATTAATTTTAAAACGCTATCTTATAATCACACACCCAACTATAAAAAATTTACTCTAAGTGAAGTAACATGGTGGGAGCAAGAAAAACCTATTCTTCCTATGTATCAATACAGTAGAATCGGCAAAAGAATCAGTTTATTGAACCTTCAATTCGCAGGTAATTTAGAATCATTGCAAAATAGTTTAAATGAGAATGGGTGGAAATTACAAACAGACTCATTTTTTATGAACTTACTTATGCGTATGAATCAGCAACCAAACAGTATTAAACTCCCTTTATTTACCCAATTATATGAAAATAAAGCGCCCCAGCTCGTCATGACCTATACCGATCAAGAGACTAAGTTAACGCTTGAGTTAAGAGTTTGGGAGTCTAATTATAATTTACTTGAATCGAACCAGCCCTTATGGATAGGCAGCATTCATCCATCCAATCGCGCTAACAAGCAGATGAGTAACCAAGGTTATTTTCCAAAACTACTCAATCCATTAAAATATTTGTTTACAAAGAATCACGCCTTTGCAGTCAAACAAATCAAATTACCGGATACTATGATTAAAACAACAATCTATCCGACAGAGCCCTACTTAACCCTTATAAAAGAAAATGATGAAGTCCTTGGTAACTAA
- the rluB gene encoding 23S rRNA pseudouridine(2605) synthase RluB, with the protein MSSERLQKILSQAGLGSRREMERWIENGWVQVNGKPVKLGDSASAEDKITVKGKLIPNPLKVRQNVRILLYHKPVGEISSRHDPKFEKTVFDHLPHLRQGRWVQVGRLDLNTSGLLIFTNNGDLANQLMHPKYGLEREYAVRVHGQVSPEALNKLQKGVELEDGVAKFTRLEFRGGEGANSWYHVTLNEGRNREVRRLWESQGVEVSRLIRIRYGLLTMPRYLSRGQCYELSPKEVTEFLASLPKE; encoded by the coding sequence ATGAGCAGCGAAAGGTTACAAAAAATACTAAGCCAAGCAGGTCTTGGGTCGCGACGAGAAATGGAGCGATGGATAGAGAATGGCTGGGTACAAGTGAATGGAAAACCGGTTAAATTAGGGGACTCAGCAAGTGCTGAAGATAAGATCACTGTAAAAGGAAAATTAATTCCCAATCCACTTAAGGTAAGACAAAATGTACGCATTCTTCTTTACCATAAACCCGTTGGAGAAATTTCTAGCCGCCATGATCCTAAATTTGAAAAAACAGTTTTTGATCATTTACCCCACTTAAGACAAGGTCGTTGGGTGCAAGTAGGACGTTTGGATTTGAACACTTCTGGGTTGCTTATCTTTACGAATAATGGTGATTTAGCCAATCAGTTAATGCACCCCAAATATGGTTTAGAAAGGGAATATGCTGTGAGAGTGCATGGTCAGGTGAGTCCTGAAGCCTTAAATAAGCTTCAAAAGGGAGTTGAACTGGAAGATGGAGTCGCTAAATTTACTCGTTTAGAATTTCGCGGCGGTGAGGGTGCTAACTCTTGGTATCATGTGACTTTAAATGAGGGGCGTAATCGGGAAGTCCGACGCCTATGGGAATCGCAAGGTGTCGAAGTCAGCCGATTAATACGTATACGCTATGGTCTATTAACTATGCCAAGGTACTTGTCACGGGGGCAGTGTTATGAATTATCCCCGAAAGAGGTTACTGAGTTTTTGGCTTCTTTACCAAAGGAATAA